Proteins encoded together in one Lathyrus oleraceus cultivar Zhongwan6 chromosome 5, CAAS_Psat_ZW6_1.0, whole genome shotgun sequence window:
- the LOC127083949 gene encoding uncharacterized protein LOC127083949, with the protein MNRSFRAPESQMQGGLKQREQQFGGLMGSVTTEKDEELALFLEMRKREKERNDLLLHASEEFDSALGSNPGTSPLFNISSSMPTAPVRKSGADEFLNSENNKNDYDWLLTPPGTPLFPSLEMETRKTVMSQLGTPTARPTALKSRLSNHQLEPAGRTSLASRQQTSSPVLSSSSGGTRRPSSSGGPGSRPATPTGRPTLTTTSKPSRSSTPTRNSIPSTRPIVSTSKTTMSTTKPTIVSSTKPSTSATKTTIPAAKPATQSRSSTPLSRSTARSSTPTSRPTLPPSRSTSRASTPTRRPSIPSNELNISSSSVKISSNPKPATVSSRQPTPVKARQPTPVTGRQQAPVTSRQQASVPSRQQTPVISRQQQVPSRGTSPTVRSRPWKPSEMPGFSLDAPPNLRTTLPDRPLSATRGRPGAPTSRSSSVEPSSSGRPKRQSCSPSRGRSSNGTAHISGNSMPAVSRGRSKVNDNVSPGMMGTKMVERVVNMRKLAPPMMDNKNSPRSNLSGKSSSSPDSTGFGRTLSKKSLDMAIRHMDIRRTIPGNLRPLMTNIPASSMYSVRSGSQRGRTISISGSPHATSSNASSEMSVNQNGICLDSCEIDDDIGSERCGQSPASVRGR; encoded by the exons ATGAATCGTAGCTTCAGAGCTCCGGAGTCGCAAATGCAAGGTGGTTTGAAGCAGAGGGAGCAGCAATTTGGGGGTTTGATGGGTTCAGTCACCACAGAGAAGGATGAGGAGCTCGCATTGTTTCTCGAGATGAGGAAGCGCGAGAAGGAACGGAATGATCTTCTGCTTCATGCCTCGGAGGAGTTTGATTCTGCTTTGG GGTCAAATCCAGGTACTTCTCCCTTATTTAACATTTCATCCTCTATGCCAACGGCTCCTGTGCGAAAGAGCGGTGCTGATGAATTTCTCAATTcggaaaacaataaaaatgatTATGACTG GCTTCTAACTCCTCCCGGTACTCCTCTTTTTCCTTCTTTGGAAATGGAAACTCGGAAGACTGTAATGAGTCAGCTTGGTACTCCAACCGCACGTCCCACAGCATTGAAATCCAGA TTGTCAAATCATCAATTGGAGCCTGCCGGGAGAACTAGCTTGGCATCAAGACAGCAAACTTCCTCCCCTGTGTTGAGCTCTTCAAGTGGCGGAACCAGGAGGCCCTCGTCATCGGGGGGTCCCGGATCACGACCTGCAACTCCCACTGGACGCCCTACATTGACCACAACTTCAAAACCATCAAGATCATCAACACCTACTCGTAATTCGATACCTTCAACTAGGCCCATTGTTTCTACATCCAAGACCACAATGTCCACAACCAAGCCTACCATCGTTTCTTCTACTAAGCCTTCGACTTCTGCCACAAAGACCACCATCCCTGCTGCAAAACCAGCAACTCAATCAAGATCTTCAACACCATTATCAAGATCGACTGCAAGATCCTCAACACCAACAAGCAGACCTACTTTACCTCCTTCCAGGTCCACATCAAGAGCATCTACTCCAACTCGGCGACCATCTATACCATCAAATGAGCTCAATATATCTTCTTCTTCAGTTAAGATTTCTTCAAACCCCAAGCCAGCTACTGTGTCGTCAAGGCAGCCAACTCCTGTGAAAGCAAGGCAGCCAACTCCGGTGACAGGAAGGCAGCAAGCTCCAGTGACCTCTAGACAGCAAGCTTCAGTGCCTTCTAGACAGCAAACTCCAGTGATCTCTAGACAGCAACAAGTACCATCACGCGGCACATCGCCAACAGTGAGGTCAAGACCGTGGAAGCCATCTGAGATGCCAGGGTTTTCACTTGATGCTCCACCTAATTTGAGGACAACACTACCTGATAGGCCACTGTCAGCGACCAGGGGCAGGCCTGGAGCTCCCACTTCTCGGTCTTCATCTGTTGAGCCTTCTTCTAGTGGAAGACCCAAGCGACAATCTTGCTCTCCTTCAAGAGGACGCTCTTCCAATGGCACTGCTCATATAAGTGGAAACTCAATGCCTGCAGTTAGCCGTGGACGCTCCAAAGTGAATGACAATGTCAGTCCTGGTATGATGGGAACAAAAATGGTTGAAAGGGTTGTAAACATGCGAAAACTAGCACCACCAATGATGGATAACAAAAACTCTCCTCGTAGTAATCTGTCTGGCAAGTCATCTTCATCTCCAGATAGCACAGGGTTTGGAAGAACTCTCTCAAAGAAGTCCTTGGATATGGCTATTAGGCATATG GATATAAGGAGAACCATTCCAGGTAATTTACGGCCATTGATGACAAATATTCCGGCATCTTCTATGTATAGTGTGAGGTCTGGATCTCAGCGTGGCCGAACAATTAGTATATCAGGCTCTCCTCACGCGACAAGCAGTAATGCTAGTTCTGAAATGAGTGTTAACCAAAATGGTATATGTTTAGATTCTTGCGAGATAGATGATGATATTGGCAGTGAGAGATGCGGTCAATCTCCCGCCAGTGTACGGGGGAGGTAA